TAACAATGATAATATTACTGTAATTATTATTAATATCACTGCTACAGCAGTAGCTTGCCCCATATTAAATTGCTCAAAAGCTAATTGATAATATTGATATAATAACGTTCTTGTACTTCCTGAAGGTCCCCCCTGCGTTAATACTTGTATTTGATCATATGCTTGTAAAGCATTTATTGTTGTTATTATTACTAAGAAAAATGTTGTTGGTGATATACCTGGTAATGTAATATGTCTAAACTTTTGCCACCAATTTGCTCCATCTAATGATGCTGCTTCATATAATACATTTGGTACTTTTTCTAATGCTGATATATAAAATATCATTGCATACCCGATACTCTTCCAAACAGTTACTATAATTACTGCTAACATAGATGTTTGAGAACTATTTAACCATTCTAATGGTGCCATATTCAAAAATTCTAATACTTTATTAGCTATACCTACATTAGGATCAAAGATCCATGTCCATACTATTGAAATAGCTACAGTTGGTGTAATCCAAGGCGAGAATAATATTACCTTATAAATACCTGATCCTCTAAAATTCTTTTGTAGTAATAAAGCTAATAATAATCCTCCTATTATAGTTGGTATTATTGTTCCCAAGCTAAACTCAACAGTGTTACTTAAAGCTTGATAAAAATTAGAATCTCCTAATAAACTCTTATAATTTTCTAATCCTATAAAATTATAATCAGCCGTCATATAATCCCAGTCAGTAAAACTTATATAAATTGATTTAATAATAGGATATATCCAAAATATCACTAATGGTATCAATGCTGGTAGAATAAATAGCATTGCTGAACTTCCACATTTTATAGATCTTTTATTTAGCCTTAATAATTTACTCTTTCTGTCCTCTTCTAATATAGTATTCAATAATAAGCCCTCCCATCTTTAACAATCCTTATAATAGAGTACACAGGTAAAGTAAATATTAATATCTTGTTAATTAATGTAAATAAATTATTATGTTTATTTAACTTCTCTTTTCATCATTTCTATAATAATAATAGCTAATTTAGTAAATAATAAGCTGAGCCAAATTCCATTAACTTTAAATAGTATAGGTAATATAATCAAAGCTATAGGCGCTATTATCACTACCTCTCCATATATAATTAATAAAGCTGATTTTATATCACCATATGCATAGTATAAAGATGACTTTAGCTTAACTATTCCAATAAATAAGAAAGCTAACACTGATATAAACATACCTGATTTAAAAAACATCTGAGCTTCTGAGGATAACCCAAAAATAATAGCTATTTTTCTAATGTTAAATAATACAGCTATTGTCAATAAGATTGATAATGCAATACTTGTTTTATATGCTAATTTTTTAACTTTTTTTATACTTTCTTCTTCACCAGCACCCTTATAAAAACTTATTAAAGGCTGTATTCCTTCTCCAACTCCACTTAATAAAGATTGAACTGGAAAAACCACATAAGATATTACAGCATAGGTAGCTACAATAGTATCCCCTCCATATTTTAAACATTGCCAATTAGTCAATACTAAAACTATAGAAGGAGCTATACTAATACCAAAGGGTGACATACTAATCTTAATTATGTCTTTAATTCTCTTTAACTTAATAATTCTAATATCTTTATTTTTAAAATTTATATTTTTTCTATATAACAAAAATATAATTGAAAAAATAGCTGATACTAATTGCCCAATAATTGTAGCTAAAGCTGCACCTCCTATTCCAAACCTTAAATACACTATAAAATATATATCTAAAACCACATTGGTTATCATCCCTATAAACATACTTAACATAGCTGTAAATGCCATACTATTATTTTTTAAAATAGGAACCAAACCTACTCCTATTATTTGAGGACCACAACCATAAATCATTATTTTTGAATAATTTATAGCTTCACTTAATACTTTTCCCTCTGCTCCAAGTAAGATTAGAATATTTTTATACGAAAATCTTAATGTAACAAAAGCTACAATTATACTTAATACTAATGTTATTAAAGTATTGTATTGAGTAACTTTAGCTTCTTTCTCCTTATTCTCACCTAAATAAGTAGAGTAAATTACTGAACCTCCTGTCCCTATTCCAACTCCTAATGCTGTTATTAATGCATTAATAGGCCATGCTATATTAATAGCAGCCAAACCTATGTCTGATGTAGTTCTTCCTACTAATAGACCATCAATAATTGAATAAAACCCTGATAAAAATAAACAAATAACTGATGGTAGACAGTAATAAATAAATTTTTTTGTTATGTTTTTATTATCCATTCAACACTCCCACTTTTAGTTAAAATCAATTGATTTTATCATCTCTTTGTTAACTTCTATTAAAATTAATATTATTTTTAATTAAAATCATATAAAATTTTTATTTCTATGGCACTTAGGATCTGATGTTTTATTTGATATCTTCTCCAATAGTGCTATAATATTATTGGATATAATTAGCATGCAAACTATTAATATACAAATAAAAAAGGAGGACAGATATGGAAAATTCATTGCATTACAATTTAAGAGCTTGTCATACTAATTGTCAAAAGGCAATCATTCAACATATTAAGACAAAGACAGATTTACGACCCGGTGAGCCTAAAATTTTAGAATTTCTTGCTGAACATGAGCCATGTGAACAGAAAGAAATTGCAGCAGGATGTAATTTAGATTCTGCATCTGTGACAGGAATCCTAAGAAGGATGGAGACACGTAATCTTGTAAAAAGAGAAACAAAGAATGGAAATCGCAGGTCTCTATATGTCTCTATGACAGAATACGGAAAAGAGATGGCTGAAGATGTAGAGGATACATTTTCTTTTGTCGATCAGCGCATTGTGAAAGGTATGTCAAAGAAAGAAATTAATGAATTCGTGAGGCTGCTAGAAATTGCTAATAATAATTTAATAGATTTATTGGAGGAATAAAAAATTGATAAAGAGAATAAGTAACGACATTAAGAAAGAAAATTATATAACTAGGCTACTGGTATATTTATTAGGATTATTTATTATGACACTAGGAGTATCTATGTCAGTAAAATCAAATCTGGGTGTATCCCCAGTAAGTTCAATTCCTTATACAATTACTTGTATTACAGGGTTAGAAATGGGTAAGGCAACCATTTTATTTCATATTGTGTTGGTTTTTATGCAAATATTGATTCTCAGAAAGGCATTTAAAATCAAAAACCTTCTTCAGGTTGTTGTTGGTGTCATATTCGGCTATTTTACAACATTCTCAAATTATCTGTTTTCATTTTTGCCAACATCAAACAGTATAGTTGTTCGTCTTGTGATGATGATTGGAAGTACTATCTTGATTGCTATCGGTATTTTCTTCTATCTTCCAGCTGATATTATTCCATTAGCTGGAGAGGGAGCTATGAAAGCAATATCTGACAAAGCACATATTAATTTCAATAAAGTGAAAATCGGATTTGATATTTCTATGGTAACTATTTCGTTGGTAGCGTGTCTGGTTGTGCTTAAGACCCTTGGTTCTGTGGGCATTGGAACGATAATTGCTGCTATATTAGTTGGTTCTATTTTAGGCATTATTACAAAATTCTTTGGTGCAAAACGTGATATGTTATTACAGAGAAATGCTTAAAATATTTATTAACCGAAAGTATTGTTCTTGCATTTGCTTATAATATAAGAAAACCACATAATAAAATATAATTTAAGTTGAAGAAATTAACAGCTTTTGAATGTATAATATAGGTAGTCTGAATACCACATCGCTTTTACTGCAATGGTTTTATGTTAATTCTTGTATTTTTGAAAGCTTAACTTCTCTATCATCTTTTCTCTTCTGAAGTTTATCAAATTTGGTTTTAAATTCTTTTTAAGTAAATCCTATTGATATACCATTAATAAAAAATGGAGCTATCGCATTAACGAATAAAAATTCGTCGCGATATCCCCTTTCTTACATACAATAATAGATATGTTAATTGCTCTATTAAGACAAGTGTATAAGCATAGGTATAACGCATTATTTGCATAAAAAGTAGCATAGATTTTTTCTGCAATGTAATACGTAATTTTATATTACTTTTCTTTTTTATTTCTTACTGGAACAAATTCTGAAGTTGTATCATTAGGATCTATGTATATATAATCTCCATTACTATCCTTTCTTAATCCTAAAGAAGCCATTTTCTTCTTAGAGTTTTTATACTTACTTGTCATTTGAATCACCTTTCATTATATATTTTAATATAATTTATCTTATGTAGTTTTCTTAATTATTATGTTCCCATTATTATGTACCTTATTATGTTAATTTATAGTTTCAATAGCAATATAATATTAAATAATAGTAAGCTAAATCAACCATATTTTTGCTATATTAGGTTACTCTTTTGTAATGACTTTTCTCTTTTCTATTTATTTTCTCAATTATTTCATCAACTAATTCTGAAAATTGTTCTTTTGTATTTGGATTCCCCTCTTCTAATTTATCTGAAACTTCCTTGTAAAAATACCCTCAGTAATTCTGGTTTCTTTCCAAATACAATAATTAATCAAAAATCGGTTAGAATAAATATATGATTAATTACTTATCATAATAAAATATTAATAACACTGAGGTATTACAAATGAAAAAAATCGTGAAATTTTATTCTATTTTATTATTTACTATAATCCTTTTGTTTACTTATCCAATAAATGCTTCACCCAATACGCACCTTATACTAGATTCTGATAATTCTTATATAAAAAACACTATAGTTCCTAAATCTCTTTATGTGATTTCAGAAAACGATATGACTAATGCAGAAAAGACTATGATTGCAACACTTCAGGGAGGTATAGCTTCAAAATCTGAAACTCAGATTTATATTTTAAGTCCTAGTGAACCTGATTATGAAATATGGCTTAAAGATTTAAGAAAGAACTACAAAGTAAAATTAAATAAGGTTACTGATCCCTGGGTATTAATAGATAAATTCAAAAAATATATAGATGGATATGTTCTATACAGCACTGTAAAAGAGCCTTCAATAAATAATGCTTGTACAATGGCTTCATTACATAATTCCATTGCTGTAGATGAATCTATTGAACATACCATAAATAGTCATGGAATAAATAATTTGATAGAAGATTGCAGAAATACTGATAAATATTGGGCATTTAATAATCTTTGGAATTCTGGTTTAAATCATTCTACAGTAATCGAACTGCCTAGCGATAAATTTATGCCATTAAGAGATTATGCAATTCTCTCCAAATCATTAATATTTTACGAAGAAGATGTAAAAGATAGTTCATTTAGAGAAAAGAT
Above is a genomic segment from Clostridium bornimense containing:
- a CDS encoding MarR family winged helix-turn-helix transcriptional regulator → MENSLHYNLRACHTNCQKAIIQHIKTKTDLRPGEPKILEFLAEHEPCEQKEIAAGCNLDSASVTGILRRMETRNLVKRETKNGNRRSLYVSMTEYGKEMAEDVEDTFSFVDQRIVKGMSKKEINEFVRLLEIANNNLIDLLEE
- a CDS encoding YczE/YyaS/YitT family protein, whose translation is MIKRISNDIKKENYITRLLVYLLGLFIMTLGVSMSVKSNLGVSPVSSIPYTITCITGLEMGKATILFHIVLVFMQILILRKAFKIKNLLQVVVGVIFGYFTTFSNYLFSFLPTSNSIVVRLVMMIGSTILIAIGIFFYLPADIIPLAGEGAMKAISDKAHINFNKVKIGFDISMVTISLVACLVVLKTLGSVGIGTIIAAILVGSILGIITKFFGAKRDMLLQRNA
- a CDS encoding MATE family efflux transporter; translated protein: MDNKNITKKFIYYCLPSVICLFLSGFYSIIDGLLVGRTTSDIGLAAINIAWPINALITALGVGIGTGGSVIYSTYLGENKEKEAKVTQYNTLITLVLSIIVAFVTLRFSYKNILILLGAEGKVLSEAINYSKIMIYGCGPQIIGVGLVPILKNNSMAFTAMLSMFIGMITNVVLDIYFIVYLRFGIGGAALATIIGQLVSAIFSIIFLLYRKNINFKNKDIRIIKLKRIKDIIKISMSPFGISIAPSIVLVLTNWQCLKYGGDTIVATYAVISYVVFPVQSLLSGVGEGIQPLISFYKGAGEEESIKKVKKLAYKTSIALSILLTIAVLFNIRKIAIIFGLSSEAQMFFKSGMFISVLAFLFIGIVKLKSSLYYAYGDIKSALLIIYGEVVIIAPIALIILPILFKVNGIWLSLLFTKLAIIIIEMMKREVK
- a CDS encoding carbohydrate ABC transporter permease; this encodes MLFILPALIPLVIFWIYPIIKSIYISFTDWDYMTADYNFIGLENYKSLLGDSNFYQALSNTVEFSLGTIIPTIIGGLLLALLLQKNFRGSGIYKVILFSPWITPTVAISIVWTWIFDPNVGIANKVLEFLNMAPLEWLNSSQTSMLAVIIVTVWKSIGYAMIFYISALEKVPNVLYEAASLDGANWWQKFRHITLPGISPTTFFLVIITTINALQAYDQIQVLTQGGPSGSTRTLLYQYYQLAFEQFNMGQATAVAVILIIITVILSLLQYIVSKKWVNY